The DNA sequence TTTATAATGTGCCAAACAAGAAAACGTGTCGACTTTGGAGTGAGTAGAAGCTCAAGTGCAGAGTGACATGTGAGCTGACGTAAGAGGCTACAGCTCTGATCGATTATAAAAGACACAGAATTCTTGTTGTTTCGAAACCATAAGGGATCGTTCGACCAATTACGTCATGACTACCAAATACTGCCTAGTGTTGCTCTTTGGAGCGGTGCTTCTCAGCACTGTCTCAGTACTAGCTGATCATCACGAGCCTCCCAAACATGAGAACAAACCTCCTATTCACAAGCCACCTTTGGAAGGCAAACCTCTCAAGGGAGAGAAACCACCACCAAAACACAAGCCACCAACCACTCTTGATAATCATGATCAAGATAAGAAGCCATTCCCAGAGCAAAAGCCACCAACCCATGGTGAGGAACCTCCCAAGGGTAAGGGAAAGGGAGAGAAGCCACCTCCAGAGCACAAACCACCACATGATCAACATCCTGGACGACTTTTACTCGAGTCCCACTCCCTAGATGAACAAAATTCACCAAGTCTAGCTGGCAAGCCTCCGGCAAAGGGAGCAAAGCCACCTCCAAAACGCAAACCACCAACCCCACTCGACAAGAGAGAGAAGCCATTCCCAGAGCACAAACCACCAACCCATAGTGATGAACCTCCCAAGAGTAAGGGAAAGGGAGACAAGCCACCTCATGATCATCACCCTGGAGACCATTCAGTTGAGGATGCAGAAGACTCCCACAAGCCACCAAGAAAGTTGAAGCCTCCGACCGCTGGAAAGAAGCCGCCTACTCCCTCTCGCAAGCCACCCGGCCACAAACCTCCGTCCGCAAACTAATCGAACGCATGTttacttgcataaaaataaGAGCTGCAATTTACATATCTTTCTTGTCAGACACTGTTCATCCATGGAACAGTTTCCAGCTACTTGTAGTGATCTATGTTCATGTTGTGTTCTCGTTATATAATTTGTACCCGGCCTTGTGCCCTAATTACGAGCATTGACATGCAGTTATGCGCTAGCTTCTTATTGTAGTGTGTTGTTGCCAgatactacgtacgtacgtaatgTCTATTTATATCTAATCgttttctaacaatatttaatgttgcagaaaaaaaaaaaaaaaacactaaaagcATTATATTTAAAGCATTGCTATTAATTagctcatacaccacacatcaaaatttttttatttttttaaagttttttttagttttattattcttaatataattgaattattctacttataattcatatacaacatatttaataagagaataaaattaaagaaattataaaaaaattgatatgtgatgtatgaagtttaggaatagaatttttcttatatttatgcCGGTGACGAGAATTTTTAAAACATCACGTAATGATGATAACAGTACTTCTCACTATTGACATATATGTGACCATATGCTTCCCTCGTGAGATCTGAAACCTCGTTAAAAGCATTATGCTAagaggaagaataaaaaaaaaaattaccgtGTAAGTGCattctatatattgaatatttgtAGCCCATATAAAAGATGTTGGTTAAATGCGGAAACGACGGCAAGAGAAATAATGGTCGGGGCCGgtgctctattttttttgtagtttggaAAAAGCCTCCaacaataaatttatacatagaTATAAATCAATGATTGAGCAAGAAAATGCAAGTCCGCACATAGTCTGTAATATTATagactatttaattaatatatatatatatataaatacagtgtaattactatatacttacttttttttttttttgcaatataTTTACTAATTATTGGGATAAACTTGTAAGCCAGTCTAGATCAAGGTTAAATCCAAATTCAACACGTTAATTTTAGTTTGGATGCCGGAATTCTAGAGGTCCAATTGATCATAACATGCATTAATTTTGAGTTGGATTAATCGATCACGACtccaatttattttgaatttgggCATTCATCAACAATTGGAGCACGTGTAATTAGGTGGACATTTGATCTCCTCATAGTGATTTATTAGTTGGGAAATTTACCGAAAGCacatttatatatctatatatatatatatgcagtattTAGTCTGCAATGTGCGCATGGCTAGCTAGCGAACTATTTCAGATCACAATTACCTAAAATTATCACTCATAGGATGAGTAGTACTGCATATCCAAAAATTggacgaatatatatatatatatatatatatatatatatatatatttatagatatagatataattTGAGCGTAATTGAATTCGGTGATAAacgatataatatatacaattcacaCATATATAGGTTTAAACGCATGCACTTGTTTTTCTGACACcaattctattaattaaaatattggtTCATATTCCAACTttaactgcatatatatatatatatatatatatatatacacactagtagTAGGCAAACgcctaatttatttaattaaaaatattattatatttaaattatgttaaaactctaattatttaaatagttttatttttaaaaaaatatttaataaaactttatcatttatttaatgacgaaagattaatattttataaattaaattagataatttatttatgatataaatatattgattatctattttaaatattgattatctattttaaattaatttaaatcagtatttaaattttcactattggatcaaatttagagacttatgatgaagggttggatttaaatcccaaacattttcatttctctctctctctctctctctcacagccatgtcttccctctctctcacccaatCTCCTTCCTCAAGCAGCCGTGCAGTTTCCATCGATCACGTCACCAGCTTCCCCTCACGTCGACGACCAAAACCCACTGTCGAAACTACTTGGCAACTTCTTCCTTAATCACATGCGAGCAACCGGAAATGAGTCTTAACGCATAGGTTCTCCACCCTTGCGCCACCGTGGCTCAGCCCCTgctccaccaagcaccaccactGAATTTCCCTCACGTTGTGGACCACTTCCATGGAACTCACCACCCGTAGCTCCTCCCTAGCCCCACCACGCAGCGCCTCTACAAGCACGGGTTTCTCCCTGTAACGCCACCGTTAGCCAAGCCCACGACAGCCCACAACGCCACCACCAGCCTTCCATGGCACCTCCCTTGCTCCTGCATGCCCAGCCCTCTACCTCTCTCATTTTctgattttgtaaatttgtacattttgtgattttgtagaaTTATGATGATTTACGGTGAGTTTGTGATCATCCTAtgttgattttgagatgatttcaATGAGTTTGGTTTGTACTTGTgattttgtgtggtgattttgaGATCTATTgtgatattttgtaatatttttgtggtgattgtgtgatttgttgtagtgattttgtgatatgttatattgattttgtggtattttgtaAAGAATATTGGTTTGAGAATGTAGAGAGagacggaaaaaaaaaacgtaaaatAAGAGTACTGTTTATCATTACTCTTCATACTATTCATTAggcaataaatattttaagtataaagatatatatacacacacatacatatatacgtaTGCTAGTCTACGCTAAAAACAATTTCTGCTGGTGGAGATAATATTCTGCCTGccttttggaaaagaaattaactGGCGGTGGGGTTTGAATCCAGTCGGTGAAAAAGTAATTTGTTGAGCAAATCcacttttttctttgaaaaacagTTCCACTAATTAGTAAATGATGTCGGTGCGGTTAGATTAATAATTAATGCACGCAGTGGCACTTTTCTTAATAGTCGACAACTTCTAATTGTTTCGGCAGTGGTActactatataataattatattatcgaGTCTACATGATCTGTATGCCCCAAACTTCAATATATAGTTCACACGACTCATTTAATTTTGAGTGAGACATGACttgctaaaatattattattatgatctcTTTCAGACATTTCactgcatatataataatttaatcatGTACCGCGTGACACATGGAAGttcgataatatatatatatatagcttccTTTACAATTAgtaacatttaattttattgggccataGTACAGAAGCTTTCCGCTATTCACATAGACTTTACTCACTGAGCCcccaattcatggggccactaGTATTCATTTATAATACAGTACTTTTGGTATTCTAGTGTCACATGTCTAGCGGAAGTCACCAACCTAAGTGGGAAATGGAACCAGTATAATTTGCTAGGTTTATTTATTAATGTATCTAGCTAATGCTACTGTACATTTCTCATGCCGGCAGATATATATGTATCGAATTATCTACCCACGATGTCGGACTAGCACTTCAATTCCATGTGCCATTAACAGTGACACAAGTTTATCTCCATttgatcaattttatatattttattatatgaatgtactcttttttcttttttcaccgAATCACCTTCCTATTGGTGAGAATTAGAGACATGGATTCCAAGGATTTGAAGACTTTTATCTTCAAGGTAGTAAGTAGATCGAAGAACCAAGTTTTGAACATGATCCACTAAATGGGTTTCATGCAATTAGAAGAGCTCATACGGTTACTTAATTTCCACTTCCCTTCACCGAGACTACCTTGTAACATTGTCAAACTTTTCAACTCCGCAGGACCCAATTCATGGACCCTACTCTAATAGAATGTTAAAAGAAGAAAACGTATCGGCTTTGGATTGATGTGTACGTAGAAATTCAAATGCGGAGTGACATGTGAGCTGACGCACTAGGCTAGCCCTGATCCATTATAAAAGACTagagtttttgttgttttgaaccATCGAGAGTCCAAATTAAGATGACTACCAAATACTGCCTAGTGTTGCTCTTTGGAGTGGTGCTTCTCAGCACTGCCTCAGTACTAGCTGATCACCATGAGCCTCCCAAACACGAGAACAAACCTCCAATTCACAAGCCACCTTTGCAAGGCAAACCTCCCAAGGGAGAGAAACCACCACCAAAACACAAGCCACCAACCCTTCTTGATAATGAGGATACAAAGCCATTCCCAGAGCACAAGCCACCAACCCATGGTGAGGAACCTCCCAAGGGTAAGGGAAAGGGAGAGAAGCCACCTTCAGAGCACAAGCCACCTCACCATGATCACCCTGGACGACTTCTACTCGAGTCCCACTCCCTAGATGAACAAAATTCGCCAAGTTTAGCTGGCAAGCCTCCGACAAAGGGAGCAAAGCCACCTCCAAAACACAAACCACCAACCCCACTCAACAAGGGAGAGAAGCCATTCCCAGAGCACAAGCCACCAACCCATGGTGAAGAACCTCCCAAGGGTAAGGGAAAGGGAGAGAAGCCACCTCCAGAGCACAAGCCACCTCACGATCATCACCCTGGACGACTTCTACTCGAGTCTCAATCCCTTGATGAACAAAATTTGCCAAGTTTGGCTGGCAAGCCCCCGGCCAAGGGAGTGAAGCCACCTCCAAAACATAAACCACCAACCCCACTCGACATTGGAGAGAAGCCATTCCCAGAGCACAAGCCACCAATCCATGGTGAAGAACCTCCCAAAGGTAAGGGAAAGGGAGAGAAGCCACCTCCAGAGCACAAGCCACCTCACGATCATCACCCTGGACGACTTCTACTCGAGTCTCAATCCCTTGATGAACAAAATTCGCCAAGTTTGGCTGGCAAGCCCCCGGCCAAGGGAGTGAAGCCACCTCCAAAACATAAACCACCAACCCCACTCGACATTGGAGAGAAGCCATTCCCAGAGCACAAGCCACCAACCCATGGTGAAGAACCTCCCAAGGGTAAGGGAAAGGGAGAGAAGCCACCTCCAGAGCACAAGCCACCTCATGATCATCACCCTGGAGACCATTTGGTGGAGGAGGCAAAAGATTCCCACAAGCCACCCAGAAAGTTGAAGCCTCCAACCGTCGAAAAGAAGCCGCCGACTCACGCTCACAAGCCACCCCACAAACCTCCATCTGCAAACTGATCCCACGCATGTGTACATGCGTATAAATAAGAGCTTCAACTTATGTTATCTTTCTCGTCGGGAACTTTTCTATCCATGAACGTTTAAAACAGTATTGCTACAACTAGTGTTCTACGTAACTATGTTCACGCTGTTTACTCGATCGTCTGGTTTTTGTACTTTGCCTTGTAGTTTAATTATGAGCACCGACATGCAGTTCTGTGCTCCCCTTTGTAATGAATTGTCGCTGCTCGCCCGCTAGTACAGCTACTACTACTATCAATCGTTttctatcaaatatttaatattgcaAAGAACACCAAAGGCCGTGCCAGTGACGAGGAATTATCATAAAGTAACGGTTCATAAATGTTGGCATATCGAAACGCAATCGTGAAATTTGATACCTCGTACGAACGAAATATACACTCAACAGaaacttctttaaaaaatataaagaagaaaataaatttaaagtcACTATATGAATATAGAATTCAAGACGGACAGTGCTGCTAGCGGAAATCGATCTAGAAAGTTAACCGTCAATGTACTGTATACACTtgataaaattactaaaaaatatataaatattctcttTAAATACTTGAATTTGTTTCTGAATGAGGTGAATCATGAATGGaggtattaattaattatgaaaatcatcaaaaaagtcgacttttttataaaaaatttatctgaACTTTAGAACTATATATGTATTTGCTGATTTTATGGATATGTGATTTTGTGGAGAGCTAAATAAAGAGGATGGTTCTGATTGAACATGCAAAGGAGAAATACAAACGGAATCATAAATCCCCTCAGCGGTAATATTTTGTTACTCTGTTGATCTATAAAAGAGTAAGAATACAGTATGCATCAAAGCAAAATGCCAAAGTGATTTAAGCCCAtagtgagattagatgagatgagatgattttagatgaaagttaaaaattgaataaaatattattttttaatattattatcgtcttaagatttgaaaaagttgaactgtttattatattttgtgtgaaaacttacaaaaattatatt is a window from the Juglans regia cultivar Chandler chromosome 7, Walnut 2.0, whole genome shotgun sequence genome containing:
- the LOC109006610 gene encoding early nodulin-75-like; translation: MTTKYCLVLLFGAVLLSTVSVLADHHEPPKHENKPPIHKPPLEGKPLKGEKPPPKHKPPTTLDNHDQDKKPFPEQKPPTHGEEPPKGKGKGEKPPPEHKPPHDQHPGRLLLESHSLDEQNSPSLAGKPPAKGAKPPPKRKPPTPLDKREKPFPEHKPPTHSDEPPKSKGKGDKPPHDHHPGDHSVEDAEDSHKPPRKLKPPTAGKKPPTPSRKPPGHKPPSAN
- the LOC109007044 gene encoding early nodulin-75-like, yielding MTTKYCLVLLFGVVLLSTASVLADHHEPPKHENKPPIHKPPLQGKPPKGEKPPPKHKPPTLLDNEDTKPFPEHKPPTHGEEPPKGKGKGEKPPSEHKPPHHDHPGRLLLESHSLDEQNSPSLAGKPPTKGAKPPPKHKPPTPLNKGEKPFPEHKPPTHGEEPPKGKGKGEKPPPEHKPPHDHHPGRLLLESQSLDEQNLPSLAGKPPAKGVKPPPKHKPPTPLDIGEKPFPEHKPPIHGEEPPKGKGKGEKPPPEHKPPHDHHPGRLLLESQSLDEQNSPSLAGKPPAKGVKPPPKHKPPTPLDIGEKPFPEHKPPTHGEEPPKGKGKGEKPPPEHKPPHDHHPGDHLVEEAKDSHKPPRKLKPPTVEKKPPTHAHKPPHKPPSAN